In Ciconia boyciana chromosome 3, ASM3463844v1, whole genome shotgun sequence, a genomic segment contains:
- the LOC140649879 gene encoding amine sulfotransferase-like — translation MEPSKEYLFKYKGFYFGVNTSLEYVASLEDFEIKDSDIFIATYPKSGTVWTQNILSLIIHEGHRNGTENVETMNRIPWLEYKTKNKDYADLPLPRAFATHLPYYLVPRDLRNKRGRIIYVTRNPKDVMVSYYHFSKFMSLLEEVPDFNLFMERFLAGKVLASSWLDHVAGWYSHAEDFNILFLTYEEMKKDLRSAVLKICNFLGKKLSEEEVDSVVRQATFENMIKDPRANYKNLPDDMVVKDKGGFLRKGTVGDWKNIMTVAQSERFDEVLKEKMKTLLPIKFIWDINDET, via the exons ATGGAACCATCAAAAGAATATCTATTCAAATACaaagggttttattttggtgtAAATACTTCACTTGAGTATGTAGCTTCCCTGGAGGATTTTGAAATCAAAGATAGTGACATATTTATAGCTACTTACCCAAAATCAG GAACTGTGTGGACTCAGAACATTTTGAGCTTAATAATTCATGAAGGCCACCGTAATGGAACAGAAAATGTGGAGACCATGAACAGAATCCCATGGCTggaatacaaaacaaaaaataaggatTATGCAGATCTTCCTTTGCCTCGTGCTTTTGCCACCCACCTGCCTTACTACCTAGTTCCAAGAGACCTGAGAAACAAAAGAGGACGT ATTATTTATGTTACCAGGAACCCTAAGGATGTTATGGTTTCTTACTACCACTTCTCCAAATTCATGTCCCTGCTAGAGGAAGTACCAGATTTTAACCTTTTTATGGAGAGATTTTTAGCTGGCAAAG TACTTGCCAGTTCGTGGCTGGATCACGTTGCAGGCTGGTACAGTCATGCAGAGGATTTCAATATACTCTTCCTTACCTACgaagaaatgaaaaag GATCTCAGAAGTGCTGTGCTAAAGATCTGCAACTTCCTGGGCAAGAAGCTGAGCGAAGAGGAAGTGGACAGTGTTGTGAGACAGGCTACATTTGAGAACATGATAAAAGATCCCAGGGCAAACTATAAGAACCTGCCAGATGACATGGTAGTGAAAGACAAGGGTGGCTTTCTACGAAAAG GCACTGTTGGAGACTGGAAAAACATCATGACAGTGGCACAGAGTGAAAGGTTTGATGAAgttcttaaagagaaaatgaagaccCTCCTGCCTATCAAATTCATCTGGGATATTAATGATGAAACATAG